In Apteryx mantelli isolate bAptMan1 chromosome 8, bAptMan1.hap1, whole genome shotgun sequence, the genomic window TCACTCCCAGTTTTCCTAAATTTTGTCTGACTTAAACCCATAGAGCCCAAAGACTTAAGTTCTGTAGTTTGTGACTATGTGGGCTAAGGGCTTAATACATGTGGAGATGACAACAGAGGCCAGGAAGGGGGTTACTCTGGTCGATTAGACACAAAGGCTGGGGAATGCAGAACAGCTGCAGAACTTGTTCCTTTGGGCACCCAGCCCTGTTTCCCCACATGAGGCTAGAAATGATCACTGTTGACAGAACAATCTTCCCACACAAGGACAGGACACTCCTGTTTTccacagcaaggacatggggTCTTCTCTGCTCACTTCGGTTCTTCAGCATCACTTTCCCTGTTTTACTGTCTGATGAGAACCTTGAACTGATCAACCACACAGATGTTGCTGGAGGCATCAATGCAGACACTGAATGGCTGTGTGAGGAATGAATGTGATGCTGGTACACAAAGGATCAGACCAGACTTCTTGATGACAACAGCCAGCTTCTTGCTGCCTGAAACAATTAATTCCTTGGAGGCCCTGAAAGCAACAAACAAGTGAGAAAGAGCCTCCCCTCTCCTCATCTGTTGGCTTCAGTTTGCCTTTGCATCAACCTGAAGAGTTATACAGGCCACCTAACAGAGCATTCCCTCACTGGGAGCTACAGATGAACCCTTGTAGGAGGCAGAgggggattcagagcccttcagcTGCTGCTTGGGCAGCCATCCACAGTAAGGCAGAAGTGGTAAGTATTTAAAGAACATGCTGCAGTGTTTGCACGGggtgaaaaacattaaaaaactcaGAGTCAGCAGAGGGATTGGCTGCTGGAAGTGCCCATCATCACTGTACTGCTTTATCTCAGAGTTTCCCTGGGAAGGGCATGTGTGTACCACAAAAGCATAGATGTATGCAGGCTGCATCCCATATTACAGGAGGTTTCTCATTAGTGCTGAAAGGTGCTGGACCAGAAGCCTTGCTCAGTGTCCAAGGGTGAGCCTGTGTCATCTTCAAATTCTTCAACAGAGGAAAGGGGAGTTGCAGAGGCAGCTGGGTGCCTCCTGCTGGTGGGTCTGGCAGGACAGCTCCTGTGGGTCTTTCATGCCAGCACTGCATTGTCCAGCCAAAAGTTCCTCCTGCTTTACAGCTTTGGGGTGAAGAGACTAACACAAAAAATCTTTGCAATCTAAGCAATGAGAGATAGCTGTGAAAAGAACTGGCCATCTGAGCTAAATGTATAAGCCAGATCCTGATTAAGTTTCATCCAGAGCAACTCCAGGAAGCTGTTGATGAAAAAGCTGGTTTTCCAGCTGGACCCACCTGCTGGTACAGGGGTCTTCAGCTGCCACCACAAGCAAGCAGCTCTAGGCATTGCTGGCAGTAAGTATGCAGCTACAGGAGAATCTTTGGCACTGTATAGAGATCACAGCAGATTTTACAAGTTAGGAAAACTTCACAGATTAAACCTGGTATAGGCATGAGTGTCTGAATCATTGCCCCATTTGACTGAGATCTTGATACAAATCCCAGAGAAGCATCCAGGCTCACTTCTGGGCTCATCTGACAGCTCTGCCATGGTCTCCACTACAAGGAGACACCAACACCAAGACACCAACAAGACAAAGACAAGCTTATATGGGAAGGAAGTAAGGAGACAAACAAGGTCTTTGAGAGGGGAATCTGCTCCCCTACAAAACATTCCTCTCTTTGCAGACAGCTCAGCAAACTGCTGCTCTTGATGCTCAGCGGAGCTTGAACACCCTTTCTCTCAAAGCACCCAGATTTTTTTGGTCTGAGTACCCAAGCATGGCAGTGGTGGTGCAAGGCAATGCAAATCCAGAGGTCTTTCCCTCACTCCCAGATATGAAAAAGTGCAGTTTGTCAAGCAGCAAAAGGCACAAAAGAGAATCAGAAAATCACATAAGCTCAGACTTATTGAACTGCTCAGGTTCTCTATGGATCCAACCCAAATGACCAAATGAAGGAGAAATGACTCAATATCTGCACCAGGTATGGACTTCTGCTAAAAGGAATATAAAAAGATCGACTATCACTAAAACTACACAAATTCTAGTCAAATAATTAAGGATTAACCAATGCTATCCGCTACAACCCTAAACTTTCCTCCTGTGGACTGGGAAGGTTTTGTCAAACACAAATTTAACCAGCAGTGACGCTCCAAACATTTAATCAGAGATTAACAATGCGATAACACAGTGTCCCTATCACAGGAGAGGGTAAACAAGATAAACAGTTCTCATCTGCTGGGAGACGTGGCAAAGCTCCCGCTGATGCTGGCCTGGTGCAGCCCCCCATGCTGGGATGAAGCTGGAGGCCCTTGCCAGGCTGCCCCACACCCCCCAGGCAGGCTGTGGGACTCGGGAAGCTCATCTTGGCACTGCTGCTGGGAGGGCCTGGGCCCCAACAAACCATTGCAAGCAGAAGTGGGGGTTAAATCACACTTTAATCACATCCCAGAGTGACCCCAGAACGACAACACAGTGGGGCACAGAGCCGGGCCATGCCCAGCACCGCAGGGCAGTGGGGCCAGTGCCCGAGACCCCACAGGGAGTGCCGGAGCAGGCACCCTGAGCCTCGTCCTCCCAtcctgccaggctgcctgggCCTCAATGAGCACCGTCTCATTCATCTTCAGCATTCGAGCAAGGCCGGGAGAGAAGCAGTGGGTCTGGTGCTCCCCAGTGCAAGCACAGCTCCACTGGAGTCAcactgggaggctgcaggggcCTGGCAGCCCTTGCTGGCTGTGCCACTGCGGGCCTGGGGGCCTTTGCTTTCTCTCCCTGTTCCCAGCTGATCCCTTCTCATTGCTCTTCTCCACTCCTTTCTTCCTGCCACCAACTTAGGCCATGGGGCCAATATCCAAGGGAAGgtggaaaagggagaaaggagatgGAGATTTTGGGAGTGGagaggggacagggcaggggCTGGAGACCCTGCAGTGGAGGTGGTTGGCATGTGCCCTCAGACAGAGAGGTGTgactccctttcttcctcctcttgcagCTGCTCACTCGGCTGAATGTAGTTGTCCTCAATGAAGCCATCGTCGTCCTCAGTGTGCAAGCCGGCTGCACCAGGCATGGGGTGGCTCTCGCTGTCTCCCCGGCCTGAGGTGTCCCTGTCCCAGCTGGTGCCTTCCTCCATGTGGCTGCCTCCAATCGAGCTGGTGTCGGGCAGTGGCCGGTGGCGGTAGCTAGCAAAGTTCTTGTGGAAGAGCTTGCACTTGGCAGCCAGTGCAACCAGGATGGAGATGCTGATGGCTGCCACCAGGAAGCCCACCAGGTATGGCCAGCTCCTTCCCCCCTTTCCTGCAGGTGGTGTGGTGGCTGCAGCACAGGAAAGGCATGTCAGGGTGTTGTGTGTCGGCCATTGTGTGCCAGGGCATCATGTGTCAGGGCACTGCATGTCAGGGCATCATGTGCCCCTCACATTGTCAAGGGGGGACTGGGAGCAACAGCCCCCTGAGTGCACTTGGCAGACCCACCACTGTGCCTCTATGCAAAGACTTCTGGCACTCATTGCAAGCTTAACTGTGAGAATAAATGCTGAGAAGCTGTTTAAGAACAGCTTTTCAGAAGTATTGTAGCTGTTGCTGTTTTACTCCAATATGGCTCCATAAAGCAGTTACTGCTAGGTGAGCCAGGGTGCAAGTCTGCAGCACATCAAGTCCTTCTCAGTAGCTTGCCATGTGCACGCCTGCCTTAGGCAGCAAACCCTGGATTGCTTTCACTAAGAGCAACATAAATGCTCTTCACCAAGAGCTAGCACCACATAACTGAACTGGAGAGAGTGTGTGTACACTGAGGAGAAAACTGCTAGGCAGCTGTTTGATACTGGTGCCCATCAGCATGGAGTGTGTGCCTGGTGCGGCTGTATGACTCCTGCTACATCTTCTGCTGACCCGCACAGAGTGTGGCCAACCAGCAAACACCTCCAGGTGACAGCCATCCTCCCTGCCAAACCATTGCTCCATGGGTGGCCTGGGCAGTGCAGGTCCCTGGGCCTGCAGGGGAGCAGCAGGGATTTACGCCTGCAGTAGGGACATGCCTGTGGGGGTGACCAAGTAAAGGAGGGCACTAGTCAATACTGAAGCCTCCATAGCTGTACAACTTACTGTTGTTCTGGGTTGTTGTGATCAGCGGCAGTGTCATGTTGTCAGCCCGAGGAAACCGCTGCTTTTTCTTGCAGCCCAGGTCCTGGAAATCCAGAGCTGTAATGTCCTGCCCCCACAGCTCTGGAGGCGATGCGCAGGTGACCTGCACAGCTGGGAGATACACAGCCTAAGGTGGGACAAGGGGGTCttcatcctctccctccccagTTCAGAGAAAGCACTCTCTACTTGTTCCTTGTCTGATAGGAAGCAGAGCAGAGTGCTCCTGGTGCTGCCCTCCCACCTAGCCAGCCCTCAGCACACTGTAAtgcacaacaaaagaaaaaaatccccgaCCAAGGAACTATCAGCAACAAGCAGAACTGCAAGTGTGTGACTGTGATTAGGTGGCTTTTTACTGGAAAGTACCAAATTCATGGATACTGATATGAACCGCACTCTCACAGGGTTACCTGTGTCATTCCTAGAAATCTTTGCTATTGTGTGTAACTGCAAGTAAAGAACTGACACTTTACACTTCAATTTGCTGTCTCTCAAGAGGGACATGAGAAATCCCTAGAGACTAGCCTCAGAACCTGCAAAGGGGTTGGAACAAAAGGATCAAACATGACTCCTATATCTAGGGTTCCTCCTAACCAAAATGTCCCTGACGCCTGTTCCCCACCCCCATCCTCTCACCTTTTCTATGCTGGAGCCACTTCTGCAAAGGATATGCGGTGCAGTCACAGACCCAGGGGTTCCCTTCAAGCTGGACGTGTGGGACTGCCTCCATCAGCTGCAGGACTAAAGTGTCCATAGAGATCAGTGCGTTGTTCTGCAGGTCCAGGTGGAAAAGAGCCTCAaggggcaagaagagagagacct contains:
- the C8H1orf210 gene encoding type III endosome membrane protein TEMP; this translates as MAPACVLGVCSLLWTWAAVTGHPCSINSQGRANCNGKNLLYAPSSLPRNITSLDLSFNSLVMPSHGTLLMHFPSLHSLNLSSNALFTLYPAIFSNLSALRLLDVSSCSISYLHTEAFKGLVNLHTLLLKNNNLQELEVSLFLPLEALFHLDLQNNALISMDTLVLQLMEAVPHVQLEGNPWVCDCTAYPLQKWLQHRKAVQVTCASPPELWGQDITALDFQDLGCKKKQRFPRADNMTLPLITTTQNNTTTPPAGKGGRSWPYLVGFLVAAISISILVALAAKCKLFHKNFASYRHRPLPDTSSIGGSHMEEGTSWDRDTSGRGDSESHPMPGAAGLHTEDDDGFIEDNYIQPSEQLQEEEERESHLSV